From Candidatus Rokuibacteriota bacterium, a single genomic window includes:
- the hemB gene encoding porphobilinogen synthase, with protein sequence MPYPVFRPRRLRESPLLRKMVRETTLQVDDLIYPLFVVHGRDVREPIASMPGQWRLSVDELVKEAKDAASMQIPAVLLFGVPREKDPRGSEAYAEDGIVQQAVRAVKDTVPDLLVITDVCLCQYTSHGHCGVVEDGRVKNDPTLDLLARTAVSQAEAGADMVAPSDMMDGRVAAIREGLDDAGYQELPIMAYSAKYASAFYGPFREAADSAPQFGDRRAYQMDPANAVEALREVGLDIDEGADIIMVKPALPYLDVIARVKGEFAIPLAAYCVSGEYAMIKAAGKLGWLDEERAMLEALTAIRRAGADLVITYFAKEACRLLERGRLV encoded by the coding sequence ATGCCGTACCCAGTGTTTCGTCCGCGTCGCCTCCGCGAGTCACCGCTGCTGCGGAAGATGGTCCGAGAGACCACGCTCCAGGTTGACGACTTGATCTATCCGCTCTTCGTCGTCCACGGCCGGGACGTGCGGGAGCCGATCGCGTCCATGCCCGGGCAGTGGCGGCTCTCGGTGGACGAGCTGGTCAAGGAGGCCAAGGACGCGGCCTCGATGCAGATCCCCGCGGTGCTGCTGTTCGGGGTTCCCCGCGAGAAGGATCCCCGGGGGTCGGAGGCGTATGCCGAGGACGGCATCGTCCAGCAGGCCGTCCGGGCAGTGAAGGACACGGTGCCGGACCTGCTGGTGATCACGGATGTGTGCCTCTGCCAGTACACGAGCCACGGCCACTGCGGGGTGGTGGAGGACGGACGTGTCAAGAACGACCCGACCCTCGACCTCCTGGCGCGCACCGCGGTCTCGCAGGCCGAGGCCGGGGCCGACATGGTGGCCCCGTCGGACATGATGGACGGCCGCGTGGCGGCGATCCGCGAGGGGCTCGACGACGCCGGCTACCAGGAGCTCCCGATCATGGCCTACTCGGCCAAGTACGCCTCGGCCTTCTACGGTCCCTTCCGTGAGGCGGCCGACTCCGCCCCTCAGTTCGGCGACCGGCGGGCCTACCAGATGGACCCGGCGAACGCCGTGGAGGCGCTCCGCGAGGTGGGGCTGGACATCGACGAGGGCGCCGACATCATCATGGTGAAGCCGGCGCTGCCGTACCTGGACGTCATCGCGCGCGTGAAGGGGGAGTTCGCGATCCCGCTGGCCGCCTACTGCGTGTCGGGCGAGTACGCGATGATCAAGGCGGCGGGGAAGCTCGGCTGGCTGGACGAGGAGCGGGCGATGCTGGAGGCGCTCACCGCGATCCGGCGGGCGGGCGCCGACCTGGTGATCACGTACTTCGCCAAGGAGGCGTGCCGGCTGCTGGAACGTGGGCGCCTGGTTTAG